A DNA window from Bubalus bubalis isolate 160015118507 breed Murrah chromosome 20, NDDB_SH_1, whole genome shotgun sequence contains the following coding sequences:
- the FAN1 gene encoding fanconi-associated nuclease 1 isoform X1 gives MMSVGKSSKKRPRTSLSSSKTKKNESNSIISFFNNAPPAKLACPVCSKMVPRYDLNRHLDEMCADHDDVTPGGPGHIGLSSNVPTIDLTNIALEDITPERSSSSMINLTPGQSDSEKMGKKQQTSPYFKSKGDSVCRNQDELRHHNVKVISLGSLSSKLSRRYIKAKRSLNQNEGFTNQSLQRSSCTRVKSLVDQHLEVEGQDPLLENSSQKENVFTGDSQEELSTPAHTVEGTKVEEAEGQTAAQECEQSTLTPACTGDVPVLFSSDLILGHRKPASEDHLAKQESIKGVDGEVTEKCETGHSEEVKMTIVSEVTNQGSHREAKPLSSTLGASIQTNSQTLPSEPDSGLEDEITHQTPLEKRSSCDVSWVTSPELPDHPYYLRSFLMVLKAVFENEEDRMLFDEHEKGIVTKFHQLSANGQKLYVRLFQRKFSWIKVNKLDYEEISADLTPVVGELTHAGFLQTESELQELPEVLELLSAPELKALAKTFHLASAHGQKQQLVDAFLRLAKQPSVCTWGRNQPGIGAVILKRAKDVAGRSLRVSRGPRAVFSRALLLFSLSDMVEDEEAACGGQGQLSTVLLVNLGRLEFPRYTVNRRTPIFQDRDDLIRYAVAAHTLNDISTAMASGAWEEAKELARCAKQDWDGLKDHPSLRYHENLPLFLRCFTVGWVYTRILSRNVEILQRLHLYEEAVKELENLLSQDVYCPDSRGRWWDRLALNLHQHLKRLEPAVQCITAGLADPHVRTGHRLALYQRAARLRASPSGQKYMHLLRQLPEVAVEDVRHVTVTGRLCPQRGSGKSVFVLEAGGASPATVLCSVEELALAHYRHCGFDQGIHGEGSTFSTLFGLLLWDIIFMDGVPDAFRNAYQAAPLDLCTDSFFESRASAMEARLQQIHSAPEESLRAWVAAAWQAQEGRVSSLVSWDRFSSLQQAQDLVSCLGGSILSGVCRRLAMDFRHCRGGLPDLVVWSSQSHHVKLVEVKGPHDRLSQKQMIWLDELRRLGADVEVCHVAAVGARSRGPD, from the exons ATGATGTCTGTAGGCAAATCCTCAAAAAAAAGGCCTCGTACAAGTTTATCAAGcagcaaaactaaaaaaaatgaatctaacTCTATTATTTCGTTTTTTAACAATGCACCCCCTGCTAAACTTGCCTGCCCTGTTTGTAGTAAGATGGTGCCAAGATATGACCTGAACCGGCACCTTGATGAAATGTGTGCTGACCACGATGACGTGACTCCAGGTGGCCCCGGGCACATTGGCTTAAGTTCAAACGTGCCCACCATAGATTTGACCAATATTGCCTTAGAAGATATAACGCCAGAGAGGTCGTCATCATCAATGATAAATTTAACCCCTGGCCAAAGTGATTcagaaaaaatgggcaaaaaacagCAGACCAGCCCCTACTTTAAAAGTAAAGGTGACTCGGTGTGCAGAAATCAAGACGAGCTGAGACATCATAATGTAAAAGTCATTTCTCTGGGAAGCCTGTCCTCTAAATTGTCCAGAAGATACATAAAGGCTAAAAGATCTCTGAATCAGAATGAGGGGTTCACTAATCAGAGTCTACAGAGGTCCTCATGCACAAGGGTTAAGAGCCTGGTTGATCAGCATTTGGAGGTTGAGGGCCAGGATCCACTTTTGGAGAACAGCTCTCAAAAGGAAAACGTGTTTACTGGTGATTCTCAGGAGGAGCTGAGCACTCCAGCACATACAGTGGAAGGCACTAAGGTGGAGGAAGCTGAAGGCCAGACAGCTGCCCAGGAATGTGAGCAATCAACCCTAACCCCCGCCTGCACGGGTGATGTGCCTGTGTTGTTTTCATCAGATTTAATTCTCGGGCATAGAAAGCCTGCTTCTGAGGACCAtcttgcaaagcaggagagtATCAAAGGAGTAGATGGTGAAGTTACTGAAAAATGTGAGACCGGTCATTCTGAAGAGGTGAAAATGACTATTGTTTCAGAAGTGACAAATCAGGGCTCACATCGGGAGGCAAAACCTCTGAGTTCCACACTTGGTGCTTCTATACAGACCAACAGCCAAACTCTTCCTTCAGAACCTGACAGTGGCTTAGAGGATGAAATCACTCATCAGACGCCTTTGGAGAAGAGGTCAAGCTGTGATGTGTCCTGGGTCACAAGTCCAGAACTGCCAGACCATCCTTATTACCTTCGGAGTTTCCTGATGGTACTGAAAGCCGTGTTCGAGAATGAAGAAGACAGGATGCTCTTTGATGAACACGAGAAGGGCATTGTAACTAAATTTCATCAGTTATCAG CCAATGGTCAGAAGTTATACGTAAGACTTTTTCAACGTAAATTCAGCTGGATTAAGGTGAACAAACTGGACtatgaagagatctctgctgacTTAACCCCTGTGGTTGGAGAGCTGACACATGCAGGCTTCCTGCAGACAG aATCTGAGTTGCAGGAGCTCCCTGAGGTGCTGGAGCTCCTTTCTGCTCCAGAACTGAAAGCCCTGGCAAAGACCTTCCACCTGGCGAGTGCCCATgggcagaagcagcagctggtGGACGCGTTCCTCAGATTAGCCAAGCAGCCTTCAGTCTGTACTTGGGGCCGGAACCAGCCTGGCATTGGCGCAGTGATCCTGAAAAg AGCTAAAGATGTGGCGGGACGTTCCCTGAGAGTCTCTCGAGGCCCTCGGGCGGTATTTTCCCGGGCCCTGCTGCTCTTCTCATTGAGCGACATGGTGGAAGATGAGGAGGCCGCCTGTGGGGGCCAGGGTCAGCTCTCCACTGTGCTGCTGGTCAACCTGGGCCGCTTGGAGTTCCCCAGGTACACCGTCAATCGAAGGACCCCGATCTTCCAGGACAGGGATGATCTCATTAG GTATGCGGTGGCCGCGCACACGCTGAATGACATCTCCACGGCGATGGCCAGCGGGGCCTGGGAGGAGGCTAAGGAGCTCGCTCGGTGTGCAAAGCAGGACTGGGATGGACTGAAAGACCACCCGTCCCTGAG GTACCACGAAAATTTACCACTCTTCCTCCGGTGTTTTACTGTTGGATGGGTTTACACGAGGATTTTGTCCCGAAACGTTGAAATACTGCAGAGGCTTCACCTGTACGAG GAAGCCGTGAAGGAGCTTGAAAATCTGTTGTCCCAGGATGTGTACTGTCCCGACAGCAGGGGCCGGTGGTGGGACCGGCTGGCCCTTAACTTACACCAGCACCTGAAGCGCCTGGAGCCG GCTGTCCAGTGCATCACTGCAGGCCTGGCGGATCCTCATGTCCGGACAGGCCACCGCCTGGCACTGTACCAAAGGGCCGCACGCCTGCGGGCCTCTCCCAGCGGCCAGAAGTACATGCATCTCCTCCGCCAGCTCCCAGAGGTCGCCGTGGAGGACGTCAGACAT gtgACTGTCACAGGCCGGCTGTGCCCGCAGCGTGGATCAGGGAAGTCTGTCTTCGTGCTGGAGGCTGGGGGGGCCTCCCCTGCCACTGTCCTGTGCTCTGTGGAGGAGCTGGCACTGGCCCATTATAGACACTGCGGCTTTGACCAGG GGATCCATGGGGAGGGGTCCACCTTCAGCACCCTGTTTGGCCTCCTGCTGTGGGACATCATCTTCATGGACGGGGTGCCAGACGCCTTCAGAAATGCCTATCAG GCGGCCCCGCTGGACCTCTGCACAGACAGTTTCTTTGAGAGCAGGGCATCAGCCATGGAAGCTCGGCTGCAGCAGATCCACAGCGCCCCCGAGGAGAGCCTGCGGGCCTGGGTGGCCGCTGCGTGGCAGGCCCAGGAAGGCAGGGTGTCCTCCCTGGTCAGCTGGGATCGCTTCTCTTCTCTGCAGCAAGCCCAG GATCTTGTGTCCTGCCTGGGGGGCTCCATCCTCAGTGGCGTGTGCCGCCGCCTGGCCATGGACTTCCGGCACTGCCGAGGGGGCCTCCCTGACCTGGTTGTGTGGAGCTCCCAGAGTCATCACGTCAAG CTGGTGGAAGTGAAGGGACCCCACGACCGGCTGTCGCAGAAGCAGATGATCTGGCTGGATGAGCTGCGCCGGCTGGGGGCGGATGTGGAGGTTTGCCACGTGGCTGCAGTCGGGGCCAGGAGCAGGGGTCCCGACTGA
- the FAN1 gene encoding fanconi-associated nuclease 1 isoform X3, with the protein MMSVGKSSKKRPRTSLSSSKTKKNESNSIISFFNNAPPAKLACPVCSKMVPRYDLNRHLDEMCADHDDVTPGGPGHIGLSSNVPTIDLTNIALEDITPERSSSSMINLTPGQSDSEKMGKKQQTSPYFKSKGDSVCRNQDELRHHNVKVISLGSLSSKLSRRYIKAKRSLNQNEGFTNQSLQRSSCTRVKSLVDQHLEVEGQDPLLENSSQKENVFTGDSQEELSTPAHTVEGTKVEEAEGQTAAQECEQSTLTPACTGDVPVLFSSDLILGHRKPASEDHLAKQESIKGVDGEVTEKCETGHSEEVKMTIVSEVTNQGSHREAKPLSSTLGASIQTNSQTLPSEPDSGLEDEITHQTPLEKRSSCDVSWVTSPELPDHPYYLRSFLMVLKAVFENEEDRMLFDEHEKGIVTKFHQLSANGQKLYVRLFQRKFSWIKVNKLDYEEISADLTPVVGELTHAGFLQTESELQELPEVLELLSAPELKALAKTFHLASAHGQKQQLVDAFLRLAKQPSVCTWGRNQPGIGAVILKRAKDVAGRSLRVSRGPRAVFSRALLLFSLSDMVEDEEAACGGQGQLSTVLLVNLGRLEFPRYTVNRRTPIFQDRDDLIRYAVAAHTLNDISTAMASGAWEEAKELARCAKQDWDGLKDHPSLRYHENLPLFLRCFTVGWVYTRILSRNVEILQRLHLYEEAVKELENLLSQDVYCPDSRGRWWDRLALNLHQHLKRLEPAVQCITAGLADPHVRTGHRLALYQRAARLRASPSGQKYMHLLRQLPEVAVEDVRHVTVTGRLCPQRGSGKSVFVLEAGGASPATVLCSVEELALAHYRHCGFDQGIHGEGSTFSTLFGLLLWDIIFMDGVPDAFRNAYQAAPLDLCTDSFFESRASAMEARLQQIHSAPEESLRAWVAAAWQAQEGRVSSLVSWDRFSSLQQAQDLVSCLGGSILSGVCRRLAMDFRHCRGGLPDLVVWSSQSHHVKLLQTSLLSPSWWK; encoded by the exons ATGATGTCTGTAGGCAAATCCTCAAAAAAAAGGCCTCGTACAAGTTTATCAAGcagcaaaactaaaaaaaatgaatctaacTCTATTATTTCGTTTTTTAACAATGCACCCCCTGCTAAACTTGCCTGCCCTGTTTGTAGTAAGATGGTGCCAAGATATGACCTGAACCGGCACCTTGATGAAATGTGTGCTGACCACGATGACGTGACTCCAGGTGGCCCCGGGCACATTGGCTTAAGTTCAAACGTGCCCACCATAGATTTGACCAATATTGCCTTAGAAGATATAACGCCAGAGAGGTCGTCATCATCAATGATAAATTTAACCCCTGGCCAAAGTGATTcagaaaaaatgggcaaaaaacagCAGACCAGCCCCTACTTTAAAAGTAAAGGTGACTCGGTGTGCAGAAATCAAGACGAGCTGAGACATCATAATGTAAAAGTCATTTCTCTGGGAAGCCTGTCCTCTAAATTGTCCAGAAGATACATAAAGGCTAAAAGATCTCTGAATCAGAATGAGGGGTTCACTAATCAGAGTCTACAGAGGTCCTCATGCACAAGGGTTAAGAGCCTGGTTGATCAGCATTTGGAGGTTGAGGGCCAGGATCCACTTTTGGAGAACAGCTCTCAAAAGGAAAACGTGTTTACTGGTGATTCTCAGGAGGAGCTGAGCACTCCAGCACATACAGTGGAAGGCACTAAGGTGGAGGAAGCTGAAGGCCAGACAGCTGCCCAGGAATGTGAGCAATCAACCCTAACCCCCGCCTGCACGGGTGATGTGCCTGTGTTGTTTTCATCAGATTTAATTCTCGGGCATAGAAAGCCTGCTTCTGAGGACCAtcttgcaaagcaggagagtATCAAAGGAGTAGATGGTGAAGTTACTGAAAAATGTGAGACCGGTCATTCTGAAGAGGTGAAAATGACTATTGTTTCAGAAGTGACAAATCAGGGCTCACATCGGGAGGCAAAACCTCTGAGTTCCACACTTGGTGCTTCTATACAGACCAACAGCCAAACTCTTCCTTCAGAACCTGACAGTGGCTTAGAGGATGAAATCACTCATCAGACGCCTTTGGAGAAGAGGTCAAGCTGTGATGTGTCCTGGGTCACAAGTCCAGAACTGCCAGACCATCCTTATTACCTTCGGAGTTTCCTGATGGTACTGAAAGCCGTGTTCGAGAATGAAGAAGACAGGATGCTCTTTGATGAACACGAGAAGGGCATTGTAACTAAATTTCATCAGTTATCAG CCAATGGTCAGAAGTTATACGTAAGACTTTTTCAACGTAAATTCAGCTGGATTAAGGTGAACAAACTGGACtatgaagagatctctgctgacTTAACCCCTGTGGTTGGAGAGCTGACACATGCAGGCTTCCTGCAGACAG aATCTGAGTTGCAGGAGCTCCCTGAGGTGCTGGAGCTCCTTTCTGCTCCAGAACTGAAAGCCCTGGCAAAGACCTTCCACCTGGCGAGTGCCCATgggcagaagcagcagctggtGGACGCGTTCCTCAGATTAGCCAAGCAGCCTTCAGTCTGTACTTGGGGCCGGAACCAGCCTGGCATTGGCGCAGTGATCCTGAAAAg AGCTAAAGATGTGGCGGGACGTTCCCTGAGAGTCTCTCGAGGCCCTCGGGCGGTATTTTCCCGGGCCCTGCTGCTCTTCTCATTGAGCGACATGGTGGAAGATGAGGAGGCCGCCTGTGGGGGCCAGGGTCAGCTCTCCACTGTGCTGCTGGTCAACCTGGGCCGCTTGGAGTTCCCCAGGTACACCGTCAATCGAAGGACCCCGATCTTCCAGGACAGGGATGATCTCATTAG GTATGCGGTGGCCGCGCACACGCTGAATGACATCTCCACGGCGATGGCCAGCGGGGCCTGGGAGGAGGCTAAGGAGCTCGCTCGGTGTGCAAAGCAGGACTGGGATGGACTGAAAGACCACCCGTCCCTGAG GTACCACGAAAATTTACCACTCTTCCTCCGGTGTTTTACTGTTGGATGGGTTTACACGAGGATTTTGTCCCGAAACGTTGAAATACTGCAGAGGCTTCACCTGTACGAG GAAGCCGTGAAGGAGCTTGAAAATCTGTTGTCCCAGGATGTGTACTGTCCCGACAGCAGGGGCCGGTGGTGGGACCGGCTGGCCCTTAACTTACACCAGCACCTGAAGCGCCTGGAGCCG GCTGTCCAGTGCATCACTGCAGGCCTGGCGGATCCTCATGTCCGGACAGGCCACCGCCTGGCACTGTACCAAAGGGCCGCACGCCTGCGGGCCTCTCCCAGCGGCCAGAAGTACATGCATCTCCTCCGCCAGCTCCCAGAGGTCGCCGTGGAGGACGTCAGACAT gtgACTGTCACAGGCCGGCTGTGCCCGCAGCGTGGATCAGGGAAGTCTGTCTTCGTGCTGGAGGCTGGGGGGGCCTCCCCTGCCACTGTCCTGTGCTCTGTGGAGGAGCTGGCACTGGCCCATTATAGACACTGCGGCTTTGACCAGG GGATCCATGGGGAGGGGTCCACCTTCAGCACCCTGTTTGGCCTCCTGCTGTGGGACATCATCTTCATGGACGGGGTGCCAGACGCCTTCAGAAATGCCTATCAG GCGGCCCCGCTGGACCTCTGCACAGACAGTTTCTTTGAGAGCAGGGCATCAGCCATGGAAGCTCGGCTGCAGCAGATCCACAGCGCCCCCGAGGAGAGCCTGCGGGCCTGGGTGGCCGCTGCGTGGCAGGCCCAGGAAGGCAGGGTGTCCTCCCTGGTCAGCTGGGATCGCTTCTCTTCTCTGCAGCAAGCCCAG GATCTTGTGTCCTGCCTGGGGGGCTCCATCCTCAGTGGCGTGTGCCGCCGCCTGGCCATGGACTTCCGGCACTGCCGAGGGGGCCTCCCTGACCTGGTTGTGTGGAGCTCCCAGAGTCATCACGTCAAG TTGTTACAGACAT CCCTTCTGTCTCCCAGCTGGTGGAAGTGA
- the FAN1 gene encoding fanconi-associated nuclease 1 isoform X2 codes for MMSVGKSSKKRPRTSLSSSKTKKNESNSIISFFNNAPPAKLACPVCSKMVPRYDLNRHLDEMCADHDDVTPGGPGHIGLSSNVPTIDLTNIALEDITPERSSSSMINLTPGQSDSEKMGKKQQTSPYFKSKGDSVCRNQDELRHHNVKVISLGSLSSKLSRRYIKAKRSLNQNEGFTNQSLQRSSCTRVKSLVDQHLEVEGQDPLLENSSQKENVFTGDSQEELSTPAHTVEGTKVEEAEGQTAAQECEQSTLTPACTGDVPVLFSSDLILGHRKPASEDHLAKQESIKGVDGEVTEKCETGHSEEVKMTIVSEVTNQGSHREAKPLSSTLGASIQTNSQTLPSEPDSGLEDEITHQTPLEKRSSCDVSWVTSPELPDHPYYLRSFLMVLKAVFENEEDRMLFDEHEKGIVTKFHQLSANGQKLYVRLFQRKFSWIKVNKLDYEEISADLTPVVGELTHAGFLQTESELQELPEVLELLSAPELKALAKTFHLASAHGQKQQLVDAFLRLAKQPSVCTWGRNQPGIGAVILKRAKDVAGRSLRVSRGPRAVFSRALLLFSLSDMVEDEEAACGGQGQLSTVLLVNLGRLEFPRYTVNRRTPIFQDRDDLIRYAVAAHTLNDISTAMASGAWEEAKELARCAKQDWDGLKDHPSLRYHENLPLFLRCFTVGWVYTRILSRNVEILQRLHLYEEAVKELENLLSQDVYCPDSRGRWWDRLALNLHQHLKRLEPAVQCITAGLADPHVRTGHRLALYQRAARLRASPSGQKYMHLLRQLPEVAVEDVRHVTVTGRLCPQRGSGKSVFVLEAGGASPATVLCSVEELALAHYRHCGFDQGIHGEGSTFSTLFGLLLWDIIFMDGVPDAFRNAYQAAPLDLCTDSFFESRASAMEARLQQIHSAPEESLRAWVAAAWQAQEGRVSSLVSWDRFSSLQQAQDLVSCLGGSILSGVCRRLAMDFRHCRGGLPDLVVWSSQSHHVKLLQTSGGSEGTPRPAVAEADDLAG; via the exons ATGATGTCTGTAGGCAAATCCTCAAAAAAAAGGCCTCGTACAAGTTTATCAAGcagcaaaactaaaaaaaatgaatctaacTCTATTATTTCGTTTTTTAACAATGCACCCCCTGCTAAACTTGCCTGCCCTGTTTGTAGTAAGATGGTGCCAAGATATGACCTGAACCGGCACCTTGATGAAATGTGTGCTGACCACGATGACGTGACTCCAGGTGGCCCCGGGCACATTGGCTTAAGTTCAAACGTGCCCACCATAGATTTGACCAATATTGCCTTAGAAGATATAACGCCAGAGAGGTCGTCATCATCAATGATAAATTTAACCCCTGGCCAAAGTGATTcagaaaaaatgggcaaaaaacagCAGACCAGCCCCTACTTTAAAAGTAAAGGTGACTCGGTGTGCAGAAATCAAGACGAGCTGAGACATCATAATGTAAAAGTCATTTCTCTGGGAAGCCTGTCCTCTAAATTGTCCAGAAGATACATAAAGGCTAAAAGATCTCTGAATCAGAATGAGGGGTTCACTAATCAGAGTCTACAGAGGTCCTCATGCACAAGGGTTAAGAGCCTGGTTGATCAGCATTTGGAGGTTGAGGGCCAGGATCCACTTTTGGAGAACAGCTCTCAAAAGGAAAACGTGTTTACTGGTGATTCTCAGGAGGAGCTGAGCACTCCAGCACATACAGTGGAAGGCACTAAGGTGGAGGAAGCTGAAGGCCAGACAGCTGCCCAGGAATGTGAGCAATCAACCCTAACCCCCGCCTGCACGGGTGATGTGCCTGTGTTGTTTTCATCAGATTTAATTCTCGGGCATAGAAAGCCTGCTTCTGAGGACCAtcttgcaaagcaggagagtATCAAAGGAGTAGATGGTGAAGTTACTGAAAAATGTGAGACCGGTCATTCTGAAGAGGTGAAAATGACTATTGTTTCAGAAGTGACAAATCAGGGCTCACATCGGGAGGCAAAACCTCTGAGTTCCACACTTGGTGCTTCTATACAGACCAACAGCCAAACTCTTCCTTCAGAACCTGACAGTGGCTTAGAGGATGAAATCACTCATCAGACGCCTTTGGAGAAGAGGTCAAGCTGTGATGTGTCCTGGGTCACAAGTCCAGAACTGCCAGACCATCCTTATTACCTTCGGAGTTTCCTGATGGTACTGAAAGCCGTGTTCGAGAATGAAGAAGACAGGATGCTCTTTGATGAACACGAGAAGGGCATTGTAACTAAATTTCATCAGTTATCAG CCAATGGTCAGAAGTTATACGTAAGACTTTTTCAACGTAAATTCAGCTGGATTAAGGTGAACAAACTGGACtatgaagagatctctgctgacTTAACCCCTGTGGTTGGAGAGCTGACACATGCAGGCTTCCTGCAGACAG aATCTGAGTTGCAGGAGCTCCCTGAGGTGCTGGAGCTCCTTTCTGCTCCAGAACTGAAAGCCCTGGCAAAGACCTTCCACCTGGCGAGTGCCCATgggcagaagcagcagctggtGGACGCGTTCCTCAGATTAGCCAAGCAGCCTTCAGTCTGTACTTGGGGCCGGAACCAGCCTGGCATTGGCGCAGTGATCCTGAAAAg AGCTAAAGATGTGGCGGGACGTTCCCTGAGAGTCTCTCGAGGCCCTCGGGCGGTATTTTCCCGGGCCCTGCTGCTCTTCTCATTGAGCGACATGGTGGAAGATGAGGAGGCCGCCTGTGGGGGCCAGGGTCAGCTCTCCACTGTGCTGCTGGTCAACCTGGGCCGCTTGGAGTTCCCCAGGTACACCGTCAATCGAAGGACCCCGATCTTCCAGGACAGGGATGATCTCATTAG GTATGCGGTGGCCGCGCACACGCTGAATGACATCTCCACGGCGATGGCCAGCGGGGCCTGGGAGGAGGCTAAGGAGCTCGCTCGGTGTGCAAAGCAGGACTGGGATGGACTGAAAGACCACCCGTCCCTGAG GTACCACGAAAATTTACCACTCTTCCTCCGGTGTTTTACTGTTGGATGGGTTTACACGAGGATTTTGTCCCGAAACGTTGAAATACTGCAGAGGCTTCACCTGTACGAG GAAGCCGTGAAGGAGCTTGAAAATCTGTTGTCCCAGGATGTGTACTGTCCCGACAGCAGGGGCCGGTGGTGGGACCGGCTGGCCCTTAACTTACACCAGCACCTGAAGCGCCTGGAGCCG GCTGTCCAGTGCATCACTGCAGGCCTGGCGGATCCTCATGTCCGGACAGGCCACCGCCTGGCACTGTACCAAAGGGCCGCACGCCTGCGGGCCTCTCCCAGCGGCCAGAAGTACATGCATCTCCTCCGCCAGCTCCCAGAGGTCGCCGTGGAGGACGTCAGACAT gtgACTGTCACAGGCCGGCTGTGCCCGCAGCGTGGATCAGGGAAGTCTGTCTTCGTGCTGGAGGCTGGGGGGGCCTCCCCTGCCACTGTCCTGTGCTCTGTGGAGGAGCTGGCACTGGCCCATTATAGACACTGCGGCTTTGACCAGG GGATCCATGGGGAGGGGTCCACCTTCAGCACCCTGTTTGGCCTCCTGCTGTGGGACATCATCTTCATGGACGGGGTGCCAGACGCCTTCAGAAATGCCTATCAG GCGGCCCCGCTGGACCTCTGCACAGACAGTTTCTTTGAGAGCAGGGCATCAGCCATGGAAGCTCGGCTGCAGCAGATCCACAGCGCCCCCGAGGAGAGCCTGCGGGCCTGGGTGGCCGCTGCGTGGCAGGCCCAGGAAGGCAGGGTGTCCTCCCTGGTCAGCTGGGATCGCTTCTCTTCTCTGCAGCAAGCCCAG GATCTTGTGTCCTGCCTGGGGGGCTCCATCCTCAGTGGCGTGTGCCGCCGCCTGGCCATGGACTTCCGGCACTGCCGAGGGGGCCTCCCTGACCTGGTTGTGTGGAGCTCCCAGAGTCATCACGTCAAG TTGTTACAGACAT CTGGTGGAAGTGAAGGGACCCCACGACCGGCTGTCGCAGAAGCAGATGATCTGGCTGGATGA